From a region of the Danio aesculapii chromosome 4, fDanAes4.1, whole genome shotgun sequence genome:
- the ntf3 gene encoding neurotrophin-3 has translation MVTFITILQVNLVMSILLYVMFLAYLYGISASTMDKQRPTQDPINALIIKLLQADISHQKQDDVVPSSTLNVSTVTDYKEKDNNMPMTDISAELLRQHKRYNSPRVLLSDRPPMQPPAFYLMDKFISGQDSNKTRQKRFAEHKSYRGEFSVCDSESNWVINRTSAVDVHGNHVTILEFVNKQLQYRQYFYETKCKTPKPHSKRRCLGIDEKHWNSQCKTTQSYVRALTLYNSKVTWNWIRLDTACVCALSRKHRRT, from the coding sequence ATCTTACAGGTGAATCTAGTGATGTCCATCTTGCTGTACGTGATGTTCCTCGCGTACCTCTATGGTATCTCCGCCTCTACGATGGACAAGCAGCGGCCCACGCAGGATCCCATCAACGCGCTCATCATAAAGCTCCTGCAGGCCGATATCAGCCATCAGAAGCAGGACGATGTCGTTCCCTCCTCCACCTTAAATGTGTCCACAGTGACCGACTACAAGGAGAAAGACAACAATATGCCCATGACGGATATTTCAGCGGAGTTATTGCGTCAGCACAAGCGCTACAACTCTCCACGTGTCCTTTTAAGCGACCGACCTCCAATGCAGCCGCCGGCTTTCTACCTCATGGATAAATTCATCAGCGGTCAGGACTCCAACAAGACGCGGCAGAAACGCTTCGCCGAGCACAAGAGTTACAGAGGAGAGTTTTCGGTGTGCGACAGTGAGAGCAATTGGGTTATAAACAGGACCTCGGCGGTGGACGTTCACGGAAATCATGTCACCATTTTGGAGTTCGTCAATAAACAACTCCAATACAGGCAGTACTTTTACGAGACCAAGTGTAAAACTCCTAAACCCCACAGCAAGAGGCGCTGTTTGGGTATTGATGAGAAGCACTGGAATTCGCAGTGCAAAACCACGCAATCTTACGTTCGAGCGCTTACTCTGTACAATTCGAAGGTGACTTGGAATTGGATACGATTAGACACGGCATGCGTCTGCGCGCTCTCAAGGAAACATAGAAGGACGTGA